One stretch of Pseudobacteriovorax antillogorgiicola DNA includes these proteins:
- a CDS encoding TolC family protein, translating to MLCSIRWLILLSIPSMTMAQNQDSLTRFLEDVAKKSHGIKLSEAQRQQRIAANESLRSPLEGSGDVGVLYQTARPTPGANFSLDSSQSTSLSSRYSKLWSNGWRTGLSYTLTQSHVDAGTRGSIHSYVPDLALTASTSIFQDLMADRYRYLEKKLKQTRDVIDVESRLAKKQQLVQALLLLASILEIEDEMILQQRICREVSRQTRLLKMKDQRGTVNRRDYLLSQKELIGCKSLIKSLEKNSFSLKEELFQKHAVRFEGRNEFDINRFYNDIKAVYKVYDGRDRQVKIEEQESLQALYKRKRLGEIELAELEAQNRPDLTFSIGVGVQGYNEEFGASHESFAKGDHPYAEAGLTYTFPVEKLANRSQLIAKRYSQEALDHEIEIEKASRAGRLRVLSQTLDRDFSIFEDRKKSVNLSKQILKDAEKDFQIGRLDFNTLTEFQKGLLESQRGLADIRSQIVVNTIEFVDFFQFFDRFY from the coding sequence TTGCTGTGCTCGATCCGATGGCTCATCCTTCTAAGCATTCCTTCGATGACAATGGCCCAAAACCAAGACTCATTGACACGATTTCTCGAAGACGTAGCGAAAAAATCCCATGGTATCAAACTTTCGGAAGCCCAAAGGCAGCAGAGGATAGCTGCCAATGAAAGCTTGAGGTCCCCCCTGGAAGGTAGCGGTGACGTAGGAGTGCTGTATCAGACTGCTAGACCGACTCCTGGAGCAAATTTCTCACTTGATTCTAGCCAGAGCACGAGCCTTTCGAGTCGCTACAGCAAGCTTTGGTCAAATGGCTGGCGTACCGGCTTGTCCTACACCCTCACCCAAAGCCATGTGGACGCAGGGACTCGGGGCAGCATCCATAGCTACGTGCCTGATCTGGCGCTGACCGCATCCACGAGCATTTTTCAAGATCTGATGGCGGATCGTTATAGATACTTGGAGAAAAAGTTGAAACAAACTAGGGATGTCATCGACGTAGAATCACGGCTTGCCAAGAAGCAGCAATTGGTTCAAGCCTTGCTTTTGCTAGCGTCGATTCTAGAGATCGAGGATGAGATGATCTTACAACAGAGAATCTGTCGGGAAGTCAGCAGGCAGACGCGGCTCCTCAAAATGAAAGATCAACGAGGTACAGTGAATCGACGAGATTATCTCTTAAGCCAAAAAGAACTGATAGGCTGTAAAAGTCTTATCAAAAGCCTAGAGAAGAATTCTTTTAGCTTAAAAGAAGAGCTGTTCCAAAAGCATGCTGTGCGGTTTGAAGGCCGTAATGAGTTTGATATCAACCGCTTTTACAATGATATCAAGGCAGTCTACAAGGTCTACGACGGCCGAGATCGTCAGGTTAAGATCGAAGAGCAGGAGAGTTTACAAGCTCTGTACAAGCGGAAACGGTTGGGAGAGATCGAACTGGCTGAGTTAGAAGCTCAGAATCGTCCCGATCTTACCTTTTCAATTGGAGTTGGAGTTCAGGGTTACAACGAAGAGTTTGGTGCCAGTCATGAATCCTTTGCCAAAGGCGATCACCCATACGCTGAAGCAGGCTTAACTTATACGTTTCCAGTAGAAAAGCTAGCCAATCGCTCCCAGCTCATCGCAAAACGTTATAGCCAAGAAGCGTTGGATCACGAGATTGAAATAGAGAAGGCAAGCCGTGCTGGTCGCCTCAGAGTGTTGTCGCAAACCTTAGATCGGGACTTTTCTATCTTCGAAGATCGTAAGAAGAGTGTGAACCTTTCAAAGCAGATTCTGAAGGATGCTGAAAAAGACTTTCAGATCGGTCGCCTGGATTTTAATACTCTCACCGAGTTTCAAAAAGGTCTCTTAGAAAGCCAACGGGGGCTTGCTGATATTCGTAGCCAGATTGTGGTTAATACCATTGAGTTTGTCGACTTCTTCCAATTCTTCGACCGCTTCTACTAG
- a CDS encoding fibronectin type III domain-containing protein codes for MKVRMLLLALWASVIACKKSDGDAEDESHSEVASVETTNVNPEEGTEDLSSQAEEAPPSSSIKAVEPGSSVAVAVSYTSPSNFLPPTAGSYGLGARLVFQFIFNEPITVSGTPMLSVQVGTKQGQAILDSHGEKSLEFIYTTELGDMDSDGLELRGLDYSNGEIHSLEDSLVDPELDGLTSQLAGVLVDTSQAAPSQVTGLTVAPALVESSISVTWTVPSGNGSTIKSYLVQYRRSGSSVWSATSTNHNSFTLESLEAGVSYDIRVAANNDRLGQFSAVASAQTFHILSLNPIAWLDATDPFGDGLPPNHGDLLASWHDKTGKAGAAEEVELDRQPEYQTDVQNGLPAVRFDNKDRGLEGTFTRTEGSDLTIAIVGQFDDGVSDRCLFEFRNGSGNARAFFIDRRYAANTFYDPTLTKGSFKLWLIENKGAQAKVREDETILYDGALYFNTDFIGEGQYVLGDDTTGSNRLVGYIGEILIFDKELSSSELDTLRAYLKSKWGL; via the coding sequence ATGAAAGTAAGAATGTTATTACTAGCCCTATGGGCTAGTGTTATTGCCTGTAAGAAAAGTGATGGTGATGCTGAAGATGAAAGTCATAGTGAAGTTGCAAGCGTTGAAACTACCAATGTAAATCCTGAAGAAGGGACGGAGGATCTATCGTCTCAGGCCGAGGAAGCGCCACCCTCATCGAGCATTAAAGCCGTTGAGCCAGGCTCAAGTGTTGCCGTCGCTGTCAGCTACACGAGCCCATCAAACTTTCTTCCTCCTACGGCGGGAAGCTACGGTTTAGGTGCGCGCCTTGTGTTCCAATTTATTTTCAACGAGCCTATTACGGTTTCCGGTACACCAATGCTTTCGGTGCAGGTGGGGACGAAGCAAGGACAGGCTATCTTAGATAGCCACGGTGAGAAGTCACTTGAGTTTATCTATACAACTGAGCTAGGCGACATGGATAGCGATGGACTGGAGCTTCGCGGCTTGGATTACTCCAATGGCGAGATCCATTCTCTTGAAGACAGCCTCGTCGATCCAGAGTTAGATGGTCTCACATCCCAACTAGCAGGTGTTTTGGTTGATACGAGTCAAGCAGCTCCAAGTCAAGTTACTGGGTTAACGGTTGCCCCTGCTTTAGTCGAAAGTTCGATTTCCGTCACCTGGACGGTTCCAAGTGGCAATGGTAGCACCATTAAAAGCTATCTAGTCCAATATCGAAGAAGTGGAAGTTCGGTCTGGTCGGCAACATCAACAAACCACAATAGTTTTACTCTCGAATCTCTGGAAGCAGGGGTTAGCTATGACATTCGCGTGGCCGCTAACAACGATCGACTGGGGCAGTTCTCGGCAGTTGCATCAGCTCAAACATTTCATATTCTCAGTTTAAACCCCATTGCTTGGCTGGATGCTACCGATCCCTTTGGAGATGGCTTGCCACCAAATCATGGTGACTTGCTCGCATCTTGGCATGATAAGACTGGCAAGGCTGGAGCTGCAGAGGAGGTCGAGCTGGATCGGCAACCAGAATATCAGACCGACGTCCAGAACGGTTTACCAGCAGTGCGCTTCGACAATAAGGATCGCGGTCTTGAAGGAACCTTTACCCGAACTGAAGGTAGCGATCTGACGATTGCAATTGTCGGTCAGTTTGATGACGGTGTTAGTGATCGCTGTCTGTTTGAATTCCGTAATGGTAGTGGAAATGCCAGGGCATTTTTTATCGACAGGCGCTATGCTGCCAATACCTTCTACGATCCCACGCTTACCAAGGGTTCATTTAAACTTTGGTTGATCGAAAACAAGGGGGCTCAGGCTAAGGTTCGCGAGGACGAAACGATCCTGTACGATGGTGCGCTCTACTTTAATACAGATTTTATCGGCGAAGGACAGTATGTGCTTGGCGATGATACCACTGGCAGTAATCGGCTAGTTGGCTATATTGGCGAGATCTTAATCTTCGACAAAGAACTTTCAAGCAGCGAACTAGACACCCTTCGCGCTTATCTTAAAAGTAAATGGGGACTTTAG
- a CDS encoding c-type cytochrome, whose protein sequence is MKRLLMISSLVLFTACGGDSGGSDDTPATPETPANPGAGLGGDEDATLKLGQELYAQRCSACHGILADSTKKGRSSEAIKLAISNVPQMSGISLSDDEVEAIATALNEN, encoded by the coding sequence ATGAAACGGTTATTGATGATCTCAAGCCTTGTTCTATTTACAGCCTGTGGCGGTGATTCAGGGGGTTCAGATGATACCCCCGCTACTCCAGAAACTCCAGCCAATCCTGGAGCAGGTCTTGGTGGGGATGAAGACGCGACGCTTAAGCTAGGCCAAGAACTTTACGCTCAACGCTGTTCTGCTTGCCACGGAATTCTTGCGGATTCTACAAAGAAAGGTCGAAGCTCAGAAGCTATCAAACTAGCCATTAGCAATGTACCGCAAATGTCAGGTATATCTTTGAGCGATGACGAAGTGGAAGCCATTGCTACAGCCTTAAATGAAAACTAA
- a CDS encoding glycerophosphodiester phosphodiesterase family protein, which translates to MRFVTIRHLSLSLIATLQIFGVLQAQPQGSSLPPEDDPYALGKYLRPSSQQGPFVSAHRGGLRDDIPENSLLALKATVAQGVRIIEVDVRKTRDNVLVLLHDSDLSRTTTCKGQVSLYRFADLSSCYLRSWDNTITKETIPSLETAIDWTKGKAILTLDIKGDLYEEVVTLVQTIKARGTVTIITYGTKQALDVHKLGADLVISGSLSSESELISLPPTLRAAMPTVWVGVGFPDQDLVASLQGYDISPIAGTFNTADRGRDYSFEDFLAVGVEVLASNVPERAKVSAKNW; encoded by the coding sequence ATGAGGTTCGTGACGATTCGCCATTTGAGTCTTTCATTGATTGCAACGCTCCAGATTTTCGGTGTTCTTCAGGCTCAGCCCCAGGGCTCTAGTCTACCCCCTGAAGACGACCCATACGCACTAGGCAAGTACCTCAGGCCAAGCTCTCAACAGGGCCCGTTCGTATCAGCTCACCGCGGTGGCCTTCGCGACGATATTCCAGAAAACTCCCTTTTAGCCTTAAAAGCTACAGTTGCTCAAGGAGTCCGTATCATCGAAGTTGATGTTAGAAAAACTCGCGACAATGTACTGGTATTGTTGCATGATAGCGATTTGAGCCGAACCACCACATGCAAGGGGCAGGTTTCGCTCTATCGATTTGCGGATCTATCGAGCTGCTACTTACGCAGTTGGGATAACACTATCACCAAGGAGACCATCCCAAGTTTAGAAACAGCGATTGATTGGACCAAGGGCAAGGCGATTTTGACCCTGGATATCAAAGGTGATCTCTACGAAGAGGTTGTCACGCTAGTTCAAACCATCAAAGCCCGGGGTACGGTAACCATCATCACTTATGGCACAAAGCAAGCCTTGGATGTTCATAAGTTGGGAGCGGACCTTGTTATTTCTGGCTCCCTGAGCTCTGAAAGTGAACTCATAAGCCTGCCTCCTACTTTACGGGCAGCTATGCCCACCGTATGGGTTGGTGTAGGATTTCCAGATCAAGACTTGGTGGCAAGTCTCCAAGGTTACGATATCAGCCCTATCGCCGGCACATTTAATACAGCGGATCGTGGCCGAGATTACAGCTTTGAAGATTTTCTAGCCGTTGGAGTTGAGGTCTTGGCCAGCAATGTGCCTGAAAGAGCGAAAGTATCCGCTAAAAACTGGTAA
- a CDS encoding DUF2959 family protein, with product MLYRLTLLAIVFSFTSSCSTVYYNFWETFGKEKRDLLKDNIENAKDDQEDVNEQFKDTLTRIRTEYKFEAGALEDTYDRLSSDYEAAKAKAENLSERIDKVESIAEDLFNEWNQEAQEFSNQRYRNDSLSKLRQTKSKFATMLTSMRTVEKNLDPVLSKFKDQVMFLKHSLNAKALGTFRTEFKQIEKEIKSLSRDIDNSTREAEQFIATIS from the coding sequence ATGTTGTATCGACTCACACTACTTGCCATTGTTTTCAGTTTTACGTCATCTTGTTCAACTGTCTACTACAACTTCTGGGAAACTTTCGGCAAGGAAAAGCGCGATTTACTTAAAGACAATATCGAAAATGCCAAGGATGATCAGGAAGATGTGAACGAACAATTCAAAGACACTTTGACTAGGATTCGCACTGAATACAAGTTCGAAGCCGGCGCTCTCGAAGACACCTACGACCGTTTATCGAGTGATTATGAAGCTGCTAAGGCCAAGGCAGAGAATCTAAGCGAGCGAATCGATAAGGTCGAATCCATCGCCGAAGATCTGTTTAATGAATGGAATCAAGAGGCGCAGGAGTTTTCAAATCAACGCTACCGCAATGATAGCCTCAGTAAGTTGCGGCAAACTAAAAGTAAGTTCGCAACGATGCTAACCTCTATGCGAACGGTAGAAAAAAACCTGGACCCTGTCCTCAGTAAATTTAAGGATCAGGTTATGTTTTTAAAGCACAGCCTCAACGCCAAGGCCCTTGGAACTTTCCGTACCGAATTTAAACAAATCGAAAAAGAGATCAAGTCCCTGAGCCGCGATATTGACAACTCCACCCGTGAGGCGGAGCAGTTCATCGCAACAATATCTTAG
- a CDS encoding MBL fold metallo-hydrolase — protein MTKAIQLAILSFFWGACTSQAPQYRQPVNNQDVSQDTQGSATPVPDEEVEETLPEDEVDQVLGEQIEQGNLMVQWIHGSADCNADANPAIQVHQYSKTVYILRQNKCTNFEAPFIYLILGESKALLLDSGATANAQTFPIQTMVSNIMNQHYGPQIGNVELIVAHSHAHGDHTAGDGQFQGQDRTTVVGVSQAAVAEFFGIADWPNQIVTYDLGNRPLSIVAIPGHEDAHIAVYDPKTALVLTGDSLYPGRLYINQWETYRTSITRMTNFFADKEVRYVLGAHIEMSNTPGQDYPIRTTFQPDEHPLQLSIDTVKELNTELQGIGPNPMRKVNDSFIITPL, from the coding sequence ATGACCAAGGCCATTCAACTCGCTATTTTAAGTTTTTTTTGGGGAGCATGCACGAGCCAAGCTCCACAGTACCGCCAGCCAGTTAATAATCAAGACGTGAGTCAGGATACTCAGGGATCGGCAACCCCTGTTCCAGATGAAGAGGTCGAAGAGACCTTACCTGAGGATGAGGTGGATCAGGTTTTAGGGGAACAGATCGAACAAGGTAATCTGATGGTTCAGTGGATTCATGGCTCTGCGGACTGCAACGCCGATGCTAATCCAGCAATTCAAGTTCACCAGTATAGTAAGACGGTCTATATTCTGAGGCAAAATAAGTGTACTAACTTTGAGGCACCGTTCATCTACTTAATTTTGGGAGAGAGTAAAGCTCTTTTGCTCGATTCAGGGGCCACTGCCAACGCTCAGACATTTCCTATTCAGACAATGGTTTCAAATATCATGAACCAACACTATGGCCCCCAAATCGGCAATGTGGAACTTATTGTCGCTCATAGTCACGCCCACGGCGATCACACCGCTGGGGATGGTCAGTTTCAGGGCCAGGATAGAACAACAGTTGTGGGAGTTTCCCAGGCAGCTGTGGCAGAGTTCTTCGGTATCGCGGATTGGCCTAATCAGATTGTCACCTACGACCTCGGCAATCGTCCGCTGTCGATCGTTGCAATTCCAGGTCATGAAGATGCCCATATAGCAGTCTATGATCCAAAAACGGCATTAGTTTTAACGGGGGATTCCCTCTACCCAGGACGGTTGTATATCAATCAATGGGAAACTTATCGGACTAGCATCACAAGGATGACAAATTTCTTTGCTGACAAAGAGGTTCGCTACGTTCTTGGTGCTCATATTGAAATGTCCAATACTCCGGGGCAGGATTATCCGATTCGAACAACGTTTCAACCGGATGAACATCCATTGCAGCTTTCGATTGATACCGTTAAGGAGTTGAATACCGAGCTGCAGGGGATTGGTCCAAACCCTATGAGAAAGGTGAATGATAGTTTTATCATCACCCCTCTTTAG
- a CDS encoding ABC transporter permease: protein MNFQSIGAIYKFEMARTWRTIGQSIASPVISTALYFIVFGSAIGSRIDSIEGVSYGSFIVPGLIMLSVLTQSISNASFGIYFPRFSGTIYEILSAPVSYVDIVIGYVGAAASKSIILGLIILATAGFFVPLEVKHPFVMLLFLFLTAFTFSLFGFIIGIWADGFEKLQIIPLLIITPLAFLGGSFYSINMLPPLWQKLSMLNPVVYLISGFRWSFYEKADVSLEVSLGMVAAILTVCILFVSWIFKTGYRLKS from the coding sequence ATGAACTTTCAATCCATCGGTGCTATCTATAAATTTGAAATGGCAAGGACCTGGCGAACCATCGGCCAGAGTATTGCGTCCCCTGTAATATCAACAGCCCTCTACTTCATCGTGTTTGGCTCAGCCATTGGCTCGCGGATTGATAGCATTGAAGGCGTGAGTTATGGCTCGTTCATTGTTCCCGGTCTGATTATGCTCTCTGTCTTAACCCAAAGTATCTCGAATGCTTCATTTGGAATCTACTTTCCCCGTTTCAGCGGCACGATTTACGAGATTCTTTCAGCACCGGTTTCCTATGTGGATATAGTGATAGGCTATGTTGGAGCGGCTGCCAGCAAATCGATTATTCTTGGGCTTATCATTCTAGCGACTGCTGGTTTCTTTGTGCCCCTAGAGGTGAAGCACCCCTTCGTCATGTTGCTTTTTCTATTTCTAACAGCTTTCACTTTCAGTTTGTTTGGCTTTATTATTGGTATCTGGGCCGATGGGTTCGAAAAGTTGCAGATTATTCCTCTTCTGATCATCACGCCCTTAGCGTTCCTAGGAGGAAGCTTTTACTCGATCAATATGTTGCCGCCCTTGTGGCAGAAGCTATCCATGTTGAATCCAGTGGTCTATCTGATCAGTGGTTTTCGCTGGAGTTTCTATGAGAAAGCCGATGTTTCGCTGGAAGTGTCGCTCGGGATGGTGGCTGCGATTCTCACTGTATGTATCTTATTCGTGTCTTGGATTTTCAAGACGGGGTATCGCCTTAAGTCCTAG
- a CDS encoding ABC transporter ATP-binding protein has protein sequence MSSIIEIENLSKSYQNGFQALKKVNLNIKQGEIFALLGPNGAGKTTLISIICGIVNATDGTVRVGGHHIAERYKEARRLIGLVPQELTADAFETVWNTVRFSRGLFGKKKDDNLITQILKDLSLWDKRDSKLMMLSGGMKRRVMIAKALSHEPRVLFLDEPTAGVDVELRKSMWELVRKLREQGVTIILTTHYIEEAEEMADRIGVIREGELILTEEKHALMSKLGAKQLTFSLVKPLSEIPSSLSTYDLSHGSDDQSLVFSYDQSLDDNKIPELLTDLQNEGIRFKDLNTKQSSLEEIFVGLVQDRKQAEKRI, from the coding sequence ATGTCTTCCATCATTGAAATAGAAAATTTATCAAAGTCCTATCAAAATGGCTTCCAAGCCCTTAAAAAGGTGAATCTTAATATTAAGCAGGGTGAAATCTTTGCTCTTCTTGGGCCTAATGGCGCAGGTAAAACCACGTTAATCAGTATCATCTGTGGCATTGTCAATGCCACAGACGGTACCGTTCGGGTCGGCGGTCATCATATCGCCGAGCGATACAAAGAAGCTCGCAGACTGATTGGCCTGGTTCCTCAGGAGTTGACTGCTGATGCCTTTGAAACCGTTTGGAACACCGTTCGATTTTCCCGCGGCTTATTTGGCAAGAAGAAAGACGATAACTTGATTACCCAAATCCTTAAAGATCTGTCACTTTGGGATAAACGTGACTCAAAATTAATGATGCTATCTGGGGGGATGAAGCGGCGGGTCATGATTGCCAAGGCCTTGTCTCATGAGCCTAGGGTGCTTTTTCTGGACGAGCCTACGGCCGGGGTCGACGTGGAGCTACGGAAATCCATGTGGGAGCTGGTTAGGAAGCTGCGTGAGCAAGGTGTAACTATAATTCTAACCACTCATTACATCGAAGAAGCCGAGGAAATGGCCGATCGCATCGGTGTGATTCGTGAAGGTGAGCTTATACTGACAGAGGAAAAACATGCCCTGATGAGCAAGCTTGGAGCAAAACAGTTGACCTTCTCACTGGTTAAACCTTTATCTGAAATTCCCTCATCTCTTTCAACTTACGACCTAAGCCATGGAAGCGATGATCAAAGCCTGGTTTTTTCTTACGATCAGAGCTTAGATGACAATAAGATTCCCGAGCTACTTACGGACCTACAGAATGAGGGGATTCGCTTCAAAGACTTGAACACGAAACAGAGTTCCCTAGAAGAGATTTTTGTAGGACTTGTACAAGATAGAAAACAGGCGGAGAAACGGATATGA
- a CDS encoding cytochrome P450 yields MNQGHMVISRPRFQFTKTLDHYYSFKNDPLGFTSDIYQKWGEFFRFKIFHKSYVVTSSPEIVDQVLVSKDACYKRYNRNLKPLIGNAMLAADDDDWKKKRRLSQPFFHPKEISKTRELMAEQIDRAVLEWAKDHDGHRWSVAKLMQRLTLAVVSKVFLKQDVWTLSPRVLEALDNLFELVKARVTNPLATPLWVPTPSNVAFKREMGLLYGVIDGMVEDKPGSDDESILIDRLIHAVDEESGYRLSSQDVRDEVIQYFLAGHETTANLLAFTLDFLAQSPEVQQNLREELLSLEDDFPTMKDLPRLKLLSWTIQEALRLRPSAWFLTRMATSDHQLLCGTKSYPIYQNDLVIMSVWNIHHRPDLWPEPDQFKPERMAHAKDFAKHAYMPFGAGKTSCIGNNFAIYEASLILSKLLRNFKFEAIHSGPVPYEGGITLRPKGDVQLKVSQLS; encoded by the coding sequence ATGAATCAAGGACATATGGTTATTTCAAGGCCGCGATTTCAGTTTACCAAAACTTTGGATCACTACTACTCCTTTAAAAACGATCCCTTGGGATTTACCTCGGATATCTATCAGAAGTGGGGCGAGTTTTTTCGGTTCAAGATATTTCACAAGAGTTATGTTGTCACATCATCGCCTGAAATAGTCGATCAAGTCCTTGTGTCTAAGGACGCATGTTACAAACGTTATAATCGCAATCTAAAGCCATTGATTGGCAACGCAATGCTAGCTGCCGATGATGACGATTGGAAAAAAAAGAGGCGCTTGTCACAACCATTTTTTCACCCTAAAGAGATCTCTAAAACCCGAGAACTCATGGCTGAACAGATAGACCGGGCAGTGCTGGAGTGGGCCAAGGACCATGATGGCCATCGCTGGTCGGTTGCAAAACTCATGCAGAGGCTGACCTTGGCGGTTGTTTCTAAAGTCTTTCTCAAACAAGATGTTTGGACATTGAGTCCCCGGGTATTAGAAGCCTTAGATAATCTATTTGAGTTGGTTAAAGCCCGTGTAACCAACCCTTTGGCAACTCCACTTTGGGTTCCCACTCCAAGCAACGTAGCATTCAAAAGAGAGATGGGACTCCTCTATGGAGTGATCGACGGAATGGTAGAGGACAAGCCGGGAAGTGATGATGAATCGATTCTTATTGATCGCTTGATTCATGCCGTTGATGAAGAGAGTGGTTATCGATTGTCCTCTCAAGATGTTCGCGACGAAGTGATACAATACTTCCTTGCCGGTCATGAAACCACTGCAAACCTACTAGCCTTTACCCTTGATTTCTTAGCTCAATCTCCCGAGGTTCAGCAAAACTTGAGAGAGGAGCTTCTCAGTCTTGAGGATGACTTTCCGACTATGAAAGACTTACCCCGCTTGAAGCTTCTGTCGTGGACTATCCAAGAGGCTTTAAGGCTTAGGCCCAGCGCTTGGTTTCTGACTCGCATGGCGACCTCGGACCATCAATTACTCTGCGGAACTAAAAGCTATCCCATCTATCAAAACGATCTTGTGATCATGTCGGTGTGGAACATTCACCATCGGCCTGACTTGTGGCCAGAGCCCGATCAATTCAAGCCAGAGAGAATGGCTCATGCTAAAGACTTCGCAAAGCATGCTTACATGCCGTTTGGGGCTGGTAAAACAAGTTGTATTGGCAATAACTTCGCTATCTATGAGGCATCTCTTATCCTGAGCAAACTTCTGCGAAACTTTAAGTTTGAGGCGATCCATTCGGGCCCTGTGCCCTATGAAGGGGGAATCACCCTTCGGCCTAAAGGCGATGTTCAATTGAAAGTCAGCCAGTTAAGCTAG